A stretch of Neisseria subflava DNA encodes these proteins:
- the aldA gene encoding aldehyde dehydrogenase, with translation MKQLSMYINGRFETDFNGTWRDVLNPATEEVIAREPKGGKADVDRAVAAARDAQTTWERLPAVERGAYLRKIAQGIRERADELTDTIVAEGGKTKDLARIEVMFTADYLDYQAEWARRYEGEIIQSDRPRENILLFKRPLGVIAGILPWNFPFFLIARKMGPALVTGNTIVVKPSSVTPINCHIFAEIVHASGLPAGVFNVVNGPGAEIGNALASHPQVDMVSLTGSVDAGRQVMEAAAANITKVSLELGGKAPAIVLKDADLDLAVKSILASRVGNTGQICNCAERVYVHNSLKDAFIEKMTAAMKGVRYGNPAEAEAGALEMGPLIEERAVKAVAEKVERAVKQGATLVCGGKRAEGRGYFFEPTLLTDTDNSMDIMKEETFGPVLPVAAFDTLDQVIALANDSEFGLTSSVYTTNLNEAFYVTRRLRFGETYINRENFEAMQGFHAGWKKSGIGGADGKHGLEEYLQTQVVYLETDI, from the coding sequence ATGAAACAACTGTCTATGTATATCAACGGCCGCTTTGAAACCGACTTTAACGGCACATGGCGTGATGTATTGAATCCGGCAACCGAAGAAGTCATCGCGCGTGAGCCTAAAGGTGGAAAAGCCGATGTTGATCGTGCCGTTGCCGCAGCCAGAGATGCACAAACTACATGGGAGCGTTTGCCTGCCGTTGAACGCGGCGCATACCTGCGCAAAATTGCCCAAGGCATCCGCGAACGCGCCGACGAGCTGACAGATACCATTGTCGCCGAAGGCGGCAAAACCAAAGATTTGGCACGCATAGAAGTCATGTTCACTGCCGATTATCTCGACTATCAAGCAGAATGGGCGCGCCGTTATGAAGGCGAAATCATCCAAAGCGACCGTCCGCGCGAAAACATTTTATTGTTCAAACGTCCTTTGGGCGTGATCGCCGGCATTTTGCCGTGGAACTTCCCATTCTTCCTGATTGCCCGCAAAATGGGCCCGGCTTTGGTAACAGGCAATACCATCGTCGTCAAACCAAGCAGCGTTACCCCAATTAACTGCCACATCTTTGCTGAAATCGTCCATGCCTCAGGCTTACCGGCCGGCGTATTCAACGTCGTTAACGGCCCGGGCGCAGAAATCGGCAATGCCTTGGCATCGCATCCACAAGTCGATATGGTCAGCCTGACCGGTTCTGTCGATGCCGGCCGCCAAGTGATGGAAGCCGCCGCCGCCAACATCACCAAAGTCTCACTGGAACTGGGTGGCAAAGCCCCTGCCATCGTTCTGAAAGATGCCGACTTGGATCTGGCCGTCAAATCCATCTTGGCTTCACGCGTGGGCAATACCGGCCAAATCTGTAACTGCGCCGAACGCGTGTATGTCCACAACAGCCTGAAAGACGCGTTTATCGAAAAAATGACCGCCGCCATGAAAGGCGTGCGCTACGGCAACCCGGCCGAAGCCGAAGCAGGCGCGCTGGAAATGGGTCCGCTGATTGAAGAGCGCGCTGTCAAAGCCGTTGCCGAAAAAGTGGAACGCGCCGTCAAACAAGGTGCGACACTGGTCTGCGGCGGCAAACGCGCCGAAGGACGCGGCTATTTCTTCGAACCGACCCTGCTGACCGATACCGACAACAGCATGGACATCATGAAGGAAGAAACCTTCGGCCCCGTCCTGCCGGTTGCCGCTTTCGATACGCTCGATCAAGTCATCGCTTTGGCAAACGACAGCGAATTCGGCCTGACCAGCTCCGTCTATACCACCAATCTGAATGAAGCGTTTTATGTAACCCGCCGCCTGCGTTTCGGCGAAACCTACATCAACCGCGAAAACTTCGAAGCCATGCAGGGCTTCCATGCCGGTTGGAAAAAATCAGGTATCGGCGGCGCGGACGGTAAACACGGTTTGGAAGAATATCTGCAAACCCAAGTTGTTTATTTAGAAACCGATATCTAA
- a CDS encoding glycine zipper 2TM domain-containing protein: MKKTFAKTVTLIMLAASLGACANMTQTQRNTAAGAVLGGVAGNLIGGDTGSTLGGAALGGVIGSQVHTRY, from the coding sequence ATGAAGAAAACTTTTGCAAAAACTGTGACCTTGATCATGCTGGCTGCCTCTTTGGGTGCATGTGCCAATATGACTCAAACCCAACGCAACACTGCTGCTGGTGCGGTATTGGGTGGCGTGGCAGGTAACTTGATTGGTGGCGATACCGGCTCTACCTTGGGTGGTGCGGCTTTGGGTGGCGTTATCGGCAGTCAGGTTCATACCCGCTACTAA
- a CDS encoding CopD family copper resistance protein — protein MSTYALAHIIHVYCAIAFVGGVFFEMLVLSVLHTGRVSRESRREVERAMSHRAVRVMPIVVIALFISGIVMVYNRYLPMLHHPLDSAFSIMLSIKILLAVSVLIHFAIAVVKMARYTLTVGWSKYIHAVVFSHMLFIVFFAKAMFYLSW, from the coding sequence ATGAGTACCTACGCACTGGCACACATCATCCACGTTTATTGCGCGATTGCCTTTGTCGGCGGCGTATTTTTCGAAATGCTGGTTCTCTCCGTTTTGCACACCGGCCGCGTTTCGCGTGAATCGCGCCGCGAAGTCGAACGTGCCATGTCCCATCGTGCCGTCCGCGTGATGCCGATTGTCGTCATCGCCCTTTTCATCAGCGGCATCGTTATGGTGTACAACCGTTATCTGCCAATGTTGCACCATCCTCTCGACAGCGCCTTCAGCATTATGTTGAGCATCAAAATCCTGTTGGCAGTAAGCGTTTTGATACATTTTGCCATCGCCGTTGTCAAAATGGCCCGATACACCCTCACCGTCGGCTGGTCGAAATACATACACGCCGTTGTCTTCAGCCATATGCTGTTTATCGTCTTTTTTGCCAAGGCGATGTTCTACCTGTCTTGGTAA
- a CDS encoding Ag473 family lipoprotein has protein sequence MKKLLIAAMMVAGLAACTQEAKKETQEAASAVASDVNTAAENAASAVDAAASEAKGAAEQAVSDVKDAAADAKATADKAVSDAKDAAGKAVEEAKEAVSDAKDAAKDAAKDAMGKAADATQEAADKLKDAAK, from the coding sequence ATGAAAAAATTATTGATTGCTGCAATGATGGTAGCCGGCTTGGCGGCGTGTACACAAGAAGCGAAAAAAGAAACCCAAGAGGCGGCTTCTGCTGTTGCTTCCGATGTAAACACTGCTGCTGAAAATGCAGCTTCTGCTGTTGATGCTGCTGCTTCTGAAGCCAAAGGTGCGGCTGAGCAAGCTGTTTCTGATGTTAAAGACGCTGCTGCAGATGCTAAAGCAACTGCAGATAAAGCAGTTTCTGACGCTAAAGATGCTGCCGGTAAAGCGGTTGAAGAAGCTAAAGAAGCGGTTTCTGATGCTAAAGATGCTGCCAAAGACGCAGCTAAAGACGCTATGGGTAAAGCAGCCGATGCGACTCAAGAAGCTGCCGACAAATTGAAAGACGCTGCTAAATAA
- the lysS gene encoding lysine--tRNA ligase, translating to MSEQNNPQIEPQLDENQIIALRREKLHNIRKERNAYPNDFKRDSFAADLHTQYGEISKEELDPQGIPVKVAGRMMLKRQMGKASFATIQDVTGQIQLYLNNKGVSQEVLDDFNHWDLGDIIGAEGTLFKTNHGELTVRVSNIRLLSKSLRPLPDKHKGLSDQETKYRQRYVDLIANEESRNTFIKRSQIIQSVRNFMVNEHYLEVETPMMHPIPGGATAKPFVTHHNALDIPLYLRIAPELYLKRLVVGGLERVFEINRSFRNEGMSVRHNPEFTMIEFYEAFSDYERMMQMAEDIIRNASRAVNGTAKINYNGKEVDLESPFERLTILGAIKKYNPHYTDEQLNDEEWLKKEIVKHGESLPPSPGIGSLQLALFEGCAEGKLWNPTFIIDYPVEVSPLARASDSKPGLTERFELFVVGRELANGYSELNDPEDQAERFKAQVAQKDAGDDEAMHYDADYIRAMEFGLPPTGGCGIGIDRLVMLLTDSQTIRDVILFPQMRPE from the coding sequence ATGAGCGAACAAAACAATCCGCAAATCGAGCCGCAGTTGGACGAAAACCAAATCATCGCCCTGCGCCGCGAGAAACTGCACAACATCCGCAAAGAACGCAACGCCTACCCTAACGATTTCAAACGCGACAGCTTTGCCGCCGACCTGCATACCCAATACGGTGAAATCAGCAAAGAAGAACTCGACCCGCAAGGCATTCCCGTCAAAGTGGCCGGCCGCATGATGCTCAAACGTCAAATGGGCAAAGCCAGCTTCGCCACCATTCAAGACGTTACCGGTCAAATCCAGCTTTATCTGAACAACAAAGGCGTGAGCCAAGAAGTTTTGGATGATTTCAACCATTGGGACTTGGGCGACATCATCGGCGCGGAAGGTACTTTGTTCAAAACCAACCACGGTGAATTGACCGTGCGCGTGTCCAACATCCGTCTGTTGTCCAAATCCCTGCGCCCTCTGCCGGACAAACACAAAGGTTTGAGCGATCAGGAAACCAAATACCGTCAACGCTACGTTGATTTGATTGCCAACGAAGAATCGCGCAATACCTTCATCAAACGCAGCCAAATCATCCAATCCGTACGCAATTTCATGGTCAACGAGCATTATTTGGAAGTTGAAACCCCAATGATGCACCCGATTCCGGGCGGTGCGACAGCAAAACCATTCGTTACCCACCACAACGCTTTGGATATCCCGCTCTACCTGCGCATTGCGCCCGAGCTGTATCTGAAACGCTTGGTTGTCGGCGGTTTGGAACGCGTGTTTGAAATCAACCGCAGCTTCCGTAACGAAGGCATGTCCGTACGCCACAACCCTGAATTCACCATGATCGAATTCTACGAAGCTTTCTCCGACTACGAACGCATGATGCAAATGGCGGAAGACATCATCCGCAACGCTTCCCGCGCGGTAAACGGCACGGCAAAAATCAACTACAACGGCAAAGAAGTCGATTTGGAAAGCCCGTTTGAACGCCTGACCATTCTCGGTGCCATCAAGAAATACAATCCGCACTACACCGATGAGCAGTTGAACGATGAAGAATGGCTGAAAAAAGAAATCGTCAAACACGGCGAAAGCCTGCCTCCTTCTCCGGGCATCGGCAGCCTGCAGCTTGCCTTGTTTGAAGGTTGCGCCGAGGGCAAACTGTGGAACCCGACTTTCATCATCGACTACCCTGTCGAAGTGTCGCCATTGGCACGCGCATCCGACAGCAAACCGGGTTTGACCGAACGCTTCGAGCTTTTCGTTGTCGGCCGCGAATTGGCAAACGGCTACTCTGAGTTGAACGATCCGGAAGACCAAGCCGAACGCTTCAAAGCGCAAGTGGCCCAAAAAGACGCCGGCGACGACGAAGCCATGCACTACGATGCCGACTACATCCGTGCAATGGAATTCGGCCTGCCGCCGACCGGCGGCTGCGGCATTGGCATCGACCGCTTGGTCATGTTGCTGACCGATTCGCAAACCATCCGCGACGTGATTCTGTTCCCGCAAATGCGTCCCGAATAA
- the cas1 gene encoding type II CRISPR-associated endonuclease Cas1, whose amino-acid sequence MTWRSLLIQNGGKLSLQRRQLLIQQNGESHTVPLEDIAVIIIENRETLITAPLLSALAEHGSTLLTCDEQFLPCGQWLPYAQYHRQLKILKLQLNISEPLKKQLWQHIVRQKILNQAFIADETGNDLAAKRLRSLAVEVRSGDTGNREAQAAALYFQALFGEKFTRNDNNAVNAALNYTYAVLRAAVARALTLYGWLPALGLFHKSELNPFNLADDFIEPLRPLADLVVIHLHEQGRLKTDLTPNIKQNLIKTLHCQICIERQHFSTLAAIDKMISSFQASVTDKNAKQLKLPEILPLKEYQYE is encoded by the coding sequence ATGACTTGGCGCAGCCTGCTTATTCAAAACGGCGGCAAACTATCCTTGCAACGCCGGCAACTGCTGATTCAACAAAACGGCGAGTCCCACACCGTACCGTTGGAAGACATCGCCGTTATTATCATCGAAAACCGCGAAACCCTGATTACTGCCCCGCTTCTGTCAGCCTTAGCCGAACATGGCTCAACCCTGCTGACATGTGACGAACAATTCCTGCCCTGCGGACAATGGTTGCCTTATGCCCAATATCACCGCCAACTTAAAATCCTCAAGCTGCAGCTGAATATAAGCGAACCCTTAAAAAAGCAACTCTGGCAACATATCGTCCGCCAAAAAATCCTGAATCAAGCATTTATCGCAGACGAAACAGGCAATGATCTTGCAGCTAAACGGCTGCGCTCTTTGGCAGTCGAAGTCCGTTCAGGCGATACAGGAAACCGTGAAGCCCAAGCTGCCGCCCTCTACTTTCAAGCCCTCTTTGGAGAAAAATTTACCCGTAATGACAATAATGCCGTCAATGCCGCATTGAACTACACCTACGCCGTACTCCGTGCAGCAGTTGCACGCGCCCTGACCTTATATGGATGGTTGCCTGCATTAGGCTTGTTTCATAAAAGCGAACTAAATCCATTCAATCTCGCCGATGACTTTATCGAACCCTTACGCCCATTGGCCGATCTGGTCGTTATACATTTGCATGAACAAGGCCGTCTGAAAACTGATCTGACCCCGAACATCAAACAAAACCTTATCAAGACCCTTCACTGTCAAATCTGCATTGAACGGCAACATTTCAGCACCTTGGCTGCCATCGACAAAATGATTTCTTCATTTCAAGCCAGCGTAACCGACAAAAACGCCAAACAGCTAAAATTGCCTGAAATCTTGCCATTGAAAGAATACCAATATGAGTGA
- a CDS encoding TerC family protein, giving the protein MTQYPSVGSPMFYGIFFIAVLIMIAIDMVSLKKNGAHKVSIKEALAWSGIWVAVSCAFAGWLYFELAGNPTYGAVVAKEKVLEFFTGYVLEKSLAVDNIFVFLMIFGYFKVEPKFQHRVLLYGVFGAIVLRAIMIFIGAALVQQFEWILYLFGAFLLYTGIHMMKPEAEAEEDLSQNKILTLLKKVIPTSQQFDGEKFFTLENGKRIATPLLLVLIMIELSDVIFAVDSIPAIFAVTTDPFIVLTSNIFAILGLRAMYFLLADFAERFIFLKYGLAFVLSFIGIKMLIMHWVHITISISLSVVFGALGASILTSLVYTRQQEKK; this is encoded by the coding sequence ATGACCCAATACCCGTCCGTCGGCTCGCCGATGTTTTACGGCATCTTCTTTATTGCCGTCTTAATCATGATCGCCATCGATATGGTATCGCTGAAAAAAAACGGCGCCCACAAAGTCAGCATCAAAGAAGCCCTCGCCTGGAGCGGCATTTGGGTGGCCGTATCCTGCGCATTTGCAGGCTGGCTCTATTTTGAACTGGCTGGCAACCCGACTTACGGGGCCGTTGTCGCCAAAGAAAAAGTCCTCGAATTCTTCACCGGCTATGTACTCGAAAAATCCCTTGCCGTCGATAACATATTCGTTTTCCTGATGATTTTCGGCTACTTCAAAGTCGAACCCAAATTCCAACACCGCGTCTTGCTCTATGGCGTATTCGGTGCCATCGTCCTGCGCGCCATCATGATCTTCATCGGCGCCGCCTTGGTACAACAATTTGAATGGATTTTGTACCTCTTCGGCGCGTTCCTCTTATACACCGGCATTCACATGATGAAGCCCGAAGCCGAAGCTGAAGAAGACCTTTCCCAAAACAAGATCCTGACCCTGCTCAAAAAAGTCATCCCAACCAGCCAACAGTTTGACGGTGAAAAATTCTTTACCCTTGAAAACGGCAAACGCATCGCTACACCGCTTTTGCTGGTATTGATTATGATCGAATTGAGCGACGTCATCTTTGCCGTGGACAGCATCCCCGCTATTTTTGCCGTAACCACCGACCCTTTCATCGTCCTCACTTCCAACATTTTTGCCATCTTGGGCCTGCGTGCCATGTACTTCTTACTGGCAGACTTTGCCGAACGCTTTATTTTCCTCAAATACGGCTTGGCTTTCGTATTGAGCTTTATCGGCATCAAGATGCTGATTATGCACTGGGTGCATATCACGATTTCCATCTCCCTGTCCGTCGTCTTCGGCGCACTGGGCGCGTCCATCCTGACTTCTTTGGTATATACGCGTCAGCAAGAGAAAAAATAA
- the cas9 gene encoding type II CRISPR RNA-guided endonuclease Cas9 (Cas9, originally named Csn1, is the large, multifunctional signature protein of type II CRISPR/Cas systems. It is well known even to general audiences because its RNA-guided endonuclease activity has made it a popular tool for custom editing of eukaryotic genomes.), whose amino-acid sequence MAVFKPNPINYILGLDIGIASVGWAMVEIDEEENPIRLIDLGVRVFERAEVPKTGDSLAAARRLARSVRLLTRRRAHRLLRARRLLKREGVLQAADFDENGLIKSLPNTPWQLRTAALDRKLTPLEWSAVLLHLIKHRGYLSQRKNEGETADKELGALLKGVADNAHALQTGDFRTPAELALNKFEKESGHIRNQHGDYSHTFSRKDLQAELNVLFKKQKEFGNPHISDSLKEGIETLLMAQRPALSGDAVQKMLGYCTFEPTEPKAAKNTYIAERFIWLTKLNNLRILEQGSERPLTDTERATLMDEPYRKSKLTYAQARKLLDLDDTAFFKGLRYGKDNAEASTLMEMKAYHAISRALEKEGLKDKKSPLNLSPELQDEIGTAFSLFKTDEDITGRLKDRVQPEILEALLKHISFDKFVQISLKALRRIVPLMEQGKRYDEACAEIYGDHYGKKNTEEEIYLPPIPADEIRNPVVLRALSQARKVINAVVRRYGSPARIHIETAREVGKSFKDRKEIEKRQEENRKDREKAAAKFREYFPNFVGEPKSKDILKLRLYEQQHGKCLYSGKEINLGRLNEEGYVEIDHALPFSRTWDDSFNNKVLVLGSENQNKGNQTPYEYFNGKDNSREWQEFKARVETSRFPRSKKQRILLQKFDEDGFKERNLNDTRYVNRFLCQFVADRMRLTGKGKRRVFASNGQITNLLRGFWGLRKVRTENDRHHALDAVVVACSTVAMQQKITRFVRYKEMNAFDGKTIDKETGEVLHQKTHFPQPWEFFAQEVMIRVFGKSDGKPEFEEADTSEKLRTLLAEKLSSRPEAVHEYVTPLFVSRAPNRKMSGQGHMETVKSAKRLDEGISVLRVPLTQLKLKDLEKMVNREREPKLYEGLKACLEAHKDDPAKAFAEPFYKYDKAGNRTQQVKAVRVEQVQKTGVWVRNHNGIADNATMVRVDVFEKGGKYYLVPIYSWQVAKGILPDRAVIAFKDEEDWQLIDDSFNFKFSLHPNDLIEVITKKARIFGYFASCHRGTGNINIRIHDLDHKIGKNGILEGIGVKTALSFQKYQIDELGKEIRPCRLKKRPPVR is encoded by the coding sequence ATGGCTGTATTCAAACCCAATCCAATCAACTACATCCTCGGCCTCGATATCGGCATCGCATCCGTCGGCTGGGCGATGGTAGAAATTGACGAAGAAGAAAACCCCATCCGCCTGATTGATTTGGGCGTGCGCGTATTTGAGCGTGCAGAAGTACCGAAAACAGGCGACTCTCTCGCAGCGGCAAGACGCTTGGCTCGCAGTGTTCGCCTCCTGACCCGCCGTCGCGCCCACCGCCTGCTTCGAGCCCGCCGCCTATTGAAACGCGAAGGCGTATTACAAGCCGCCGATTTTGATGAAAACGGCTTAATCAAATCCTTACCGAATACACCATGGCAACTTCGCACAGCCGCATTAGACCGCAAACTAACGCCTTTAGAGTGGTCGGCAGTCTTACTACATTTAATCAAACACCGCGGCTATTTGTCACAAAGAAAAAACGAGGGTGAAACTGCCGATAAGGAACTTGGCGCTTTGCTTAAAGGCGTAGCTGACAATGCCCATGCCTTACAGACAGGCGATTTCCGTACTCCGGCCGAATTGGCTTTAAATAAATTTGAGAAAGAAAGCGGCCATATCCGCAACCAGCACGGCGATTATTCGCATACGTTCAGCCGCAAAGATTTGCAGGCAGAGCTGAATGTACTGTTTAAAAAACAAAAAGAATTCGGCAATCCGCATATTTCAGACAGCCTTAAAGAAGGTATTGAAACCCTGCTGATGGCGCAACGCCCTGCCCTGTCCGGCGATGCTGTTCAAAAAATGTTGGGGTATTGCACCTTTGAGCCGACAGAGCCGAAAGCCGCTAAAAACACCTACATCGCCGAACGTTTCATCTGGCTGACCAAGCTGAACAACCTGCGTATTTTAGAGCAAGGCAGCGAGCGGCCATTGACCGATACCGAACGCGCCACGCTTATGGACGAGCCATACAGAAAATCCAAACTGACTTACGCACAAGCCCGTAAACTTTTGGATCTAGACGATACCGCCTTTTTCAAAGGCTTGCGCTATGGTAAAGACAATGCCGAAGCCTCAACATTGATGGAAATGAAGGCCTACCATGCCATCAGCCGTGCGTTGGAAAAAGAAGGATTGAAAGACAAAAAATCCCCATTAAACCTTTCTCCCGAATTACAAGACGAAATCGGTACGGCATTCTCCCTGTTCAAAACCGATGAAGACATTACAGGCCGTCTGAAAGACCGTGTACAGCCCGAAATCTTAGAAGCGCTGTTGAAACACATCAGCTTCGATAAGTTCGTCCAAATTTCCTTGAAAGCGTTGCGCCGAATTGTGCCTCTAATGGAGCAAGGCAAACGTTACGATGAAGCCTGCGCCGAAATCTACGGAGACCATTACGGCAAGAAGAATACAGAAGAAGAGATTTATCTGCCGCCGATTCCAGCCGACGAAATCCGCAACCCCGTCGTCTTACGCGCCTTATCTCAAGCACGGAAAGTTATTAACGCCGTTGTGCGCCGTTACGGCTCCCCTGCACGTATTCATATTGAAACGGCAAGGGAAGTAGGAAAATCGTTTAAAGACCGCAAAGAAATCGAAAAACGCCAAGAAGAAAATCGTAAAGACCGGGAAAAAGCCGCCGCCAAATTCCGAGAGTATTTCCCCAATTTTGTCGGCGAACCCAAATCCAAAGATATTCTGAAACTGCGCCTGTACGAGCAACAACACGGCAAATGCCTGTATTCGGGCAAAGAAATCAACTTAGGCCGTCTGAACGAAGAAGGTTATGTCGAAATCGACCATGCCCTGCCGTTCTCGCGCACATGGGACGACAGTTTCAACAATAAAGTGCTGGTATTAGGCAGCGAAAACCAAAATAAAGGCAACCAAACTCCTTACGAATACTTCAACGGCAAAGACAACAGCCGCGAATGGCAGGAATTTAAAGCGCGTGTCGAGACCAGCCGTTTCCCACGCAGTAAAAAACAACGGATTCTGCTGCAAAAATTCGATGAAGATGGCTTTAAAGAACGCAATCTGAACGATACGCGCTACGTCAACCGTTTCCTGTGTCAATTCGTTGCCGACCGTATGCGGCTGACAGGTAAAGGGAAAAGACGTGTCTTTGCATCCAACGGGCAAATTACCAATCTGTTGCGCGGCTTTTGGGGATTACGCAAAGTGCGTACGGAAAACGACCGCCATCACGCCTTGGACGCCGTCGTCGTTGCCTGCTCGACCGTTGCCATGCAGCAGAAAATTACCCGTTTTGTACGCTATAAAGAGATGAACGCGTTTGACGGTAAAACCATAGATAAAGAAACAGGAGAAGTGCTACATCAAAAAACACACTTCCCGCAACCTTGGGAATTTTTCGCACAAGAAGTCATGATTCGCGTCTTCGGCAAATCGGACGGCAAACCCGAATTTGAAGAAGCGGATACCTCCGAAAAACTGCGTACCCTGCTCGCAGAAAAATTATCTTCTCGCCCAGAAGCCGTACACGAATACGTTACGCCACTGTTTGTTTCACGCGCGCCCAATCGGAAGATGAGCGGGCAAGGCCATATGGAGACTGTCAAATCCGCCAAACGACTGGACGAAGGCATCAGCGTGTTGCGCGTACCGCTGACACAGTTAAAACTGAAAGACTTGGAAAAAATGGTCAATCGGGAGCGCGAACCTAAGCTATACGAAGGACTGAAAGCATGTTTGGAAGCACATAAAGACGATCCTGCCAAAGCCTTTGCCGAGCCGTTTTACAAATACGATAAAGCAGGCAACCGCACCCAACAAGTAAAAGCCGTACGCGTAGAGCAAGTACAGAAAACCGGCGTATGGGTGCGCAACCATAACGGCATTGCCGACAACGCAACCATGGTGCGCGTAGATGTGTTTGAGAAAGGCGGCAAGTATTATCTGGTTCCGATTTACAGTTGGCAGGTAGCGAAAGGGATTTTGCCGGATAGAGCTGTTATCGCTTTTAAAGATGAAGAAGATTGGCAACTTATTGATGATAGTTTTAACTTTAAATTTTCATTACATCCTAATGATTTAATTGAAGTAATAACAAAAAAAGCTAGAATATTTGGTTACTTTGCCAGCTGCCATCGAGGCACAGGTAATATTAATATACGCATTCATGATCTTGATCATAAAATTGGCAAAAATGGAATACTGGAAGGTATCGGTGTCAAAACCGCCCTTTCATTCCAAAAATACCAAATCGACGAACTGGGCAAAGAAATCAGACCATGCCGTCTGAAAAAACGCCCACCTGTCCGTTAA
- a CDS encoding alanine/glycine:cation symporter family protein → MDQFFEQLHGWVNAINDPMWSGLVYMLLGAGLFFTVTTGFVQFRLFGRSIKEMLGGRKQGDDPHGITPFQAFVTGLASRVGVGNIAGVAIAIKLGGPGAVFWMWVTALIGMSSAFVESSLAQLFKIRDYDNHHFRGGPAYYITQGLGQKWLGVLFALSLIFCFGFVFEAVQTNTIADTTKAAWGWDQHYVGVALVILTAPIIFGGIRRVSKAAEIIVPLMAVLYLVIALFIIATNISLIPDVFGQIFSNAFNFDSAAGGFLGGLISTTMMQGIKRGLYSNEAGMGSAPNAAAAAEVKHPVSQGMIQMLGVFVDTIIVCSCTAFIVLTYQQPYGDLSGAALTQAAIVSQVGEWGAGFLAVILFMFAFSTVIGNYAYAESNVQFIKSHWLVTAVFRMLVLAWVYFGAVANVPLVWDMADMAMGIMAWINLVAILLLSPLAFLLLKDYTAKLKMGKAPEFKLSEHPGLKRKIKSDIW, encoded by the coding sequence ATGGATCAATTTTTCGAACAGCTTCACGGCTGGGTAAACGCCATCAACGACCCAATGTGGTCGGGGTTGGTATATATGCTTTTAGGCGCAGGCCTCTTTTTCACCGTTACTACCGGTTTTGTACAATTCCGCCTCTTCGGTCGCAGTATCAAAGAAATGTTGGGCGGCCGCAAACAAGGTGATGATCCGCACGGAATCACACCGTTCCAAGCATTTGTTACCGGCTTGGCCAGCCGCGTAGGCGTGGGCAACATCGCCGGCGTGGCGATTGCCATCAAACTTGGCGGACCGGGCGCGGTGTTCTGGATGTGGGTAACCGCCTTAATCGGCATGAGTTCGGCGTTTGTCGAATCTTCACTGGCCCAACTGTTCAAAATCCGCGACTACGACAACCACCACTTCCGCGGCGGCCCCGCCTACTACATCACTCAAGGCTTGGGACAAAAATGGCTGGGCGTTTTGTTCGCCCTGAGCCTGATTTTCTGTTTCGGCTTTGTATTTGAAGCTGTACAGACCAATACCATCGCCGATACCACCAAAGCGGCATGGGGCTGGGATCAACACTATGTCGGCGTCGCCCTGGTCATTCTGACCGCCCCGATTATCTTCGGCGGTATCCGCCGCGTATCCAAAGCCGCGGAAATCATCGTTCCGCTGATGGCAGTTTTATATCTCGTCATAGCACTCTTCATCATTGCTACCAATATTTCCCTGATTCCTGACGTGTTCGGTCAGATTTTCTCCAACGCGTTCAACTTCGATTCGGCTGCAGGCGGTTTCCTCGGCGGTCTGATTTCGACCACCATGATGCAGGGTATCAAACGCGGTCTGTATTCCAATGAGGCGGGTATGGGTTCCGCGCCAAACGCCGCAGCCGCAGCCGAAGTGAAACACCCCGTCTCCCAAGGCATGATTCAAATGCTGGGCGTTTTCGTCGATACCATCATCGTCTGCTCATGCACCGCCTTTATCGTCTTGACCTATCAACAGCCTTACGGCGACCTGAGCGGTGCAGCGCTGACCCAAGCGGCAATCGTCAGCCAGGTAGGCGAATGGGGCGCGGGCTTCCTTGCCGTCATCCTGTTTATGTTTGCCTTTTCAACCGTTATCGGTAACTATGCCTATGCCGAGTCCAACGTCCAATTCATCAAGAGCCATTGGCTGGTTACCGCCGTTTTCCGTATGCTGGTTTTGGCATGGGTCTACTTCGGTGCAGTTGCCAACGTACCCTTGGTATGGGATATGGCAGACATGGCAATGGGCATCATGGCATGGATTAACCTCGTCGCCATCCTGCTCCTGTCCCCACTTGCCTTCCTGCTGTTGAAAGACTACACAGCCAAACTAAAAATGGGCAAAGCCCCAGAGTTCAAACTCTCCGAACACCCTGGCTTGAAACGCAAAATCAAATCCGATATCTGGTAA